The Nonlabens sp. Hel1_33_55 genome contains the following window.
AATATTTTACCGGAGATATCAATGCAGAGCGCGATCGGCTTTATAAATTATTCCGCAATAATGGAGCGATCCATATGGAAAAAGAGTTCATCAAATTTGAAGGTGACACGGTAAACACAGATCATAAAGCCAACCTTACATTACTAGTGCGCAACAGAGAAGTTGAAGATGCCGATTCCACCATTAGAATACCTTTTCAATTACATAAAATAAGTCAGGTTCACATTATTCCAGATTATGAAAGAGAACTCGATAGTATAGTTCCTGATACCGTTAGTTATAAGGGATATAAAATAATAAGATACAACAAGCTCAAATACAGCAATCGGGTATTAACTGATGCTGTTTTTTTTGAACCCAACTTTTTATACAGAGACATTGATAGAGATAGAACCTATAAGAGAATTACAGAACTAAATAGCTTCTTATATCCCAGTATTTCTTATGTCGAGGATCCCGCAGACACTACAGGCAATAATCTGATAGCAAACATCTCCTTGACTTCTAAGAAAAAGTACAATGTCGTTTTTGGTACTGAAGCTTCTCACAGTAACATTCAGACCTTTGGAGTAGGTTTGAACACATCCTTTTTAGTTAGAAATTTATTTAAGGGCAGTGAACTTTTTAGCCTAACCTTTAGAGGTAATGTAGGTGCGAGTTCCAATAATGCGACTGGAGATTCCAGATTTTTTGACCTTCAAGAATTGGGTGCAGACGCAAGTCTGATATTTCCCAGACTGTTCTTCCCAGCAAATACAGACGGTATCATTCCAAAATATATGTCGCCAGCTACAAATTTGTCACTGGGTTTTGTATCACAAACTAATATAGGCCTGGATCGGCAAAGCGTGACCGGAGCACTAAGCTATCGATGGCAGCAAACACCCATCAAGAATACTAGATTTGATCTAATCAATGCACAATATGTGCGCAATCTAGACCCGCAGGACTTTTTCAATGTATATCAAAGTAGTTACACAAGTCTCAATGATATTGCCATGGATCTGAATATAACAGATCCTCAATACGTTGATATGGAAAACGATCTTACCGTTCCTGAAGGTACCAACCGCTTTATAAATGACGCACTTCAAGGTAACTTCAACACCAATGCTGGTCAATTAGAAGACATCAGGAACATCAATGAACGTCGGGATCGATTGGTACAGAACAATCTAATTATTGCTAGTTCCTACAACTGGATAAGAAACAATAGGCAGGGAATTTATGATGAGGATTATTCAAGATTCAGTGTACGCATTGAAAGTGCTGGAAATCTAATTGCTGGAGTTTCAAGTTTGCTAAATGTAGAGCGCAACGATAATGGGAATCGCAGGGTTTTTGGTGTAGAATATTCCCAATATCTCAAGCCTGAAATAGAATACATCAAGCACTGGGAATATGATGGCGGTAATGTCCTAGCCATAAAAGCCCTAGGTGGGATCGCAGTTCCCTATGGTAACTCTGACAACATTCCATTTATCAGATCATTTTTTGCTGGAGGCCCTAATGATAACCGCGCTTGGCAAGCCTATGAACTAGGACCTGGTAGCACTGGTGGCCTGAATGATTTCAACGTGGCAAACATGAAGCTCGCCTTTAATGCAGAGTATCGTTTCCCAGTTTTGGGAGCTTTTAAAGGAGCTATTTTTACTGATATCGGGAATATTTGGAATGTTGCAGACAGTGAAGAGGACCCCAGAGCAATTTTCAATGAATTTCAAGACCTACAGAATCTTGCCATAGGAACCGGTTTTGGAGTACGGTATGACTTTGGATTTTTTGTCATTCGTTTTGACATAGGTTTCAAAACTTACAATCCAGCTCTTGAAACAGATCGCCGCTGGTTCACAGAATATAATTTTTCAAAATCGGTATTTAATGTAGGTATCAATTACCCATTTTAGACCGATTAAATTTTAATTAAATTTCGCTTTCACTCTGGAAAAGGATGAAAGAAACTAAAATGTAGAAGCGTTAGGGATCGCAGTGAAAATCCTTTTTACAGCAATCCTCATAAAGGAATTGCTGTAAAAAGATTGCAACAAAGAGCCCGACCATCACGCAGGATGCGGGATGGAAACGCCCAAAAACCTTTGTAAGGGTTATAACATTCAACATCCTAGAACAGTAAATTTTTTGCTTACTTTTGTTAGTTCAACACAAAAAATATGAGTCACAATATCAAGCCAGGAGTTGCCACAGGTAACGAAGTTCAAGAAATATTTAATCATGCAAAAGCCAACGGTTATGCGTTGCCAGCGGTAAATGTCATAGGATCCAGCTCTGTAAATGCAGTCATGGAAACAGCGGCAGAACTCAATTCTCCCGTTATTATTCAATATTCCAACGGTGGATCTGTATTCAATGCAGGAAAAGGCTTGAGCAACGAGAACCAGCGTGCAGCTATTTTAGGAGGTATCGCAGGTGCCAAACATGTTCATGAACTAGCTAAGGCTTATGGTGCGACTGTAATTTTACACACAGACCACTGTGCAAAAAATCTATTGCCGTGGGTTGATGGTTTATTGGATGCAAGTGAAGCCCGCTTTCGCGAAACTGGGAAAAGCTTATACTCCTCGCACATGTTAGACCTTAGTGAAGAACCACTAGAAGAGAACATCGAGATCTGTAAAAGATATCTAGAGCGCATGTCAAAAATGGACATGACTCTTGAAATTGAACTTGGGATTACTGGTGGTGAGGAAGATGGTGTCGATAACAGCGATGTGGATGAATCTAAATTATACACACAGCCAGAAGAGGTTGCCTATGCTTATGAAGAGCTAAGCAAGGTGAGCGATAAATTCACTGTCGCAGCAGCATTTGGTAACGTTCACGGAGTATACAAGCCAGGAAACGTAAAACTGACTCCTAAGATCTTGAAGAATTCTCAGGAATATGTGACTAAAAAATATGGAGTTGAGCACAACCACATCGATTTTGTATTCCATGGTGGATCAGGTTCTACACTTGAAGAGATTCGTGAAGCGATAGGCTATGGTGTCATTAAAATGAATATCGATACAGACCTACAATGGGCGTTTGCTGACGGTATTAAAAAATACATGGATAGTAATGATGACTTCCTAAAGACGCAAATAGGTAATTCTACTGGTGCAGATTCACCTAACAAAAAATATTATGACCCACGTAAATGGTTGCGTGTTGGTGAAGAATCTTTCAAGGCTCGTTTGAAACAAGCATTTGAAGATCTTAATAATGTGAACACACTATAATAATTCCGTATTGAGAATTAATAAAATTCTTGATTAGAATAATCACAACAAATTATCTGGAGTAAGATCATTGAACATAAAACTCTGGTCTCATAACTCTGAACTCATAATTACACATATGGCTTGGTTCAAAAGAGAGAAAAAGGGAATTACAACGCCTACAGAGGCTAAGAAAGACACGCCTAAAGGTTTGTGGTACAAGTCACCAACTGGTAAAATCATAGACTCTGAACAACTCAAAAACAACTTTTATGTAAGTCCTGAAGACGGGTACCACGTAAGAATAGGTAGTAAAGAATACTTTGAAATTCTTTTTGACAATAACGAGTTCAAGGAGTTGAATCCAAACATCACCTCTAAGGATCCATTGAAGTTTACGGACACTAAGAAATACTCTGACCGATTAGAAGCAGCTCAAGCCAAAACTGGTTTGAAGGATGCTGTGCGCACAGCAGTAGGAAAGTCAAATGGCCATGAACTTGTGGTTGCCTGCATGGACTTTTCATTCATCGGCGGATCTATGGGTAGCGTTGTAGGAGAAAAAATCGCACGCGCTGCAGACTACTCATTGAAAAATGAGATACCTTTTATGATCATCTCAAAATCTGGAGGTGCTCGTATGATGGAGGCTGCATTGTCATTAATGCAACTAGCCAAAACCAGCTCAAAACTAGCTCAGCTATCAGATGCTGGGATTCCATTTATATCTTTATGTACTGACCCAACGACTGGTGGTACGACAGCATCATTTGCCATGCTAGGTGACATCAATATAGGTGAGCCTGGTGCATTGATTGCATTTGCAGGACCACGAGTAGTACGCGACACCACAGGAAAAGAACTTCCTGAAGGTTTCCAGACTGCAGAATTTTTATTGGAAAAAGGCTTTCTTGACTTTATCGTACCACGTCCACAGTTGAAAAAGAAAGTCAATCAATATCTTGATTTGATCTTGAATCGTAAGATGGTTTCTTAGTTCAGAGTTCAGAGTTCAGAGTTCAGAGTTCAGAGTTCAGAGTTCTAAAGAATGTTTTTTAGTGAATATTAAAATTCATAATAAAGATTTCTGAGATAAATTAACATTAAGCAATTTCTGTTGAACCTTGAGTCATTGTATTTAAGTTTCGATTTTAAATTTAAACTTATACTTAATTTGTATCTTTGCAGCCGCTAAGAGAATGAATCTCAAGGCATCGTCAGATCGACTGACATACATAATATTCATTATTTAAATAATTTTGGCATGTATTTAGCACCAGAAAAAAAGGCTGAAATCCTTTCCAAATACGGAAAGAACCCAGCAGACACAGGTAACACAGACGCACAAGTTGCATTGTTTACCTACCGTATCAACCACCTTACAGAGCACCTTAAGAGAAATCGTCACGACTACAACACAGAACGTAGTCTAGTGAAACTTGTAGGAAAGCGTCGTTCTCTTCTTGATTACAAAATGAAGAAAGACATTGTTGCTTATCGTGAGTTGATTAAGGAACTAGGAATTAGAAAATAATAAATTGGGGACTTCGTGTCCCCTTTTTTGTTTTATACCGCAGCGGTTTATGCTGTTTACGCTTTCGCGAAAGCGTAATAAAAATATCATCGCGACATAACAAAAGCTGGTTTCTCAGTAAGTAAGCGCCTTCTCACCACACACAACTTGAGATTAACGTTTAATACAAACAAATGAAACCACAAGTTTTTAAACAAGTGATCAAGATGGCCAATGGGCCTGACATCACTATTGAAACTGGAGCGCTTGCAAAACAAGCACATGGATCTGTCGTGATCACATGTGGTAAAGCAATGCTTCTAGGAACTGTAGTGTCCAGCTACAAATCTACTGGACTAGATTTTCTTCCACTTACTGTAGACTACCGTGAGAAATTTGCCGCTGCCGGTAAATATCCAGGAGGATTCTTTAAACGTGAGGCACGTCCTAACGATGGTGAGGTTCTTACCATGCGTCTTGTAGATCGTGTACTACGTCCACTTTTCCCAAAAGATTACCATGCAGAGGTTCAAGTAATGATCCAATTAATGTCTCATGACCCAGAGGTTATGCCAGACGCAATGGCTGGTCTTGCGGCGAGTGCTGCAATCCAATTATCTGACCTTCCTTTTGAATGCCCTATTTCTGAAGTACGTGTTGCACGTGTGGATGGAGAGTTTGTCATCAACCCTAGCTATGCTCAATTAGAAGCAGCAGACCTTGAAATGATGATAGGCGCGAGTGCTGATAGCGTGATGATGGTAGAAGGTGAAATGGAAGAGATCAGTGAAGAAGATATGATCGCTGCCATTAAAGCTGCCCATGAAGCTATTAAAGATCAGTGTGCTGCACAAGTAGCTCTAGCTGAAGCTGTTGGCAAAAAAGAGGTACGTGAGTACGAAGGTGAGCGTGAAGACGATGCTATCATGGCAAAAGTTGTCGAGCTTGCTTACCAAAAAGTCTATGACGTAGCCAAACAAGGAAGTGCAAAGCATGAGCGCAGCGCAGCCTTTAGTGAAATCAAAGAAGAAGTAAAAGCGCAATTCTCAGAAGAGGATCAGGCTGAAAACGGAGATCTTATCTCTAAATATTTTAACAAAGCTCACAAGAAAGCGGTACGTGATGTATTGCTCAATGAAGGAATCCGTCTGGATGGTCGTAAGACTACAGACATACGTGATATCTGGTGTGAGGTAGATTATTTACCATCTACTCACGGTAGTGCGATTTTCTCTCGTGGAGAGACTCAAGCACTAGCAACAGTAACACTTGGAACTTCAAGAGATGCCAACATTATCGATATGGCATCACAAGAAGGTGAAGAGCGTTTCTACCTGCATTACAACTTCCCACCATTTTCAACTGGAGAAGCTCGTCCACTACGTGGAACTTCCCGTCGTGAGATAGGTCATGGAAATTTGGCACAACGAGCATTGAAAAGAATGCTTCCAGCAGATCTTCCTTATACGGTAAGAATAGTTTCTGAAGTATTGGAATCTAACGGTTCCTCTTCTATGGCAACGGTTTGTGCTGGTACAATGGCATTGATGGACGCTGGTTTACCTATGAAGAAACCAGTTTCTGGTATCGCTATGGGATTGATAACTGAAGGTGATAAATATGCTGTATTGTCTGATATCCTTGGTGATGAAGATCACTTAGGTGACATGGACTTTAAAGTAACTGGTACCGCAGATGGTATCACTGCTTGTCAAATGGACATTAAGGTAAAAGGACTTTCTTACGAAATCCTAACCAATGCACTAATGCAAGCCAAAGAAGGCCGTATGCACATTCTAGGAAAATTGACTGACACGATTGCCGCTCCTGCTGCAGACGTTAAGCCACATGCTCCTAAGATGGAATCTATGGAGATTGAAGGCAAGTACATTGGTGCCGTAATAGGACCTGGTGGAAAAGTAATTCAAGAATTGCAAAAGGAAACCGATACTACCATCAACATCAAGGAAGAAAACGAGATGGGTATTATTGAGATCGCAGGAACAGACCGTTCTAAGATCGAGGCCGCTCTGGAGCGTATACAGAACATCATTTTTGAACCAACAGTTGGCGAGATCTACCATGTAAAAGTGGTAAAGATGCTTGACTTTGGTGCTGTAGTTGAATTCAAGCCTGGTAAGGAAACTTTGCTTCATGTAAGTGAGTTTGATTACAAGCGTATTGAAGATCCTTCTACCATATTAAGTGTAGGTGATACTCTTGATGTGAAGTACATGGGTGTTGATCCACGTACTAAGAAGCAAAAAGTTTCTCGTAAAGAAACGTTGCCTAAGCCAGAAGGCTGGACAGAACGTCCACCACGCAAACGTGAAGATCGTAACGATCGTAGCCGTGGTCGTGATGACCGCCGTAGTAGTGGAAGACGCGATGACCGTAGATCTGACGATCGCCCACGCCGCAGCAATGATGACAATAAATCTGAAGAATAGATCATTTGTCATCCTGAATTGTCACACTGAGCTTGTCGAAGTGTCGTTTCAGGATCTTATTTGATATAGTTCCTCAATCAAAAATGCCTCTTGAAATTCAAGAGGCATTTTTTATTTCACTTTTAATAAATATAAATGAAAACCATCATAGGCGGGATTGTGAACTAATCACTCTAATTTTGCCGTAAATCTTGATGATGATAGAATACAGAAGATCGATTTATGAGTGGCTTAGAGAAGATCTTGGCTGGGATAGAAATCTAGCAGAATTAGGTAATATCCTAGTAATAGGTTTGCTATTTGCCATTGCTTTATTTGTGATTTATTGGGGCACGAGACGTGTTATTCTCACATTATTTAAAGCATTTTCAAAACGTACACAAACTCAATTTGACGACCTATTGTTGAAGCATGGGGCGCCACGTCTTCTATCTTTGGTAATCCCTGTTGTTTTACTAAATAAAAGCACCTCACTAATCTTTCTTGATTACCCTAGGCTTGAATCTGTCTTTCAAACCTTATTATGGGTGATTTTAGTTTTCTTGATAATTTTCATTTTTAGAAGTGTATTACGTACGATAAATGAATTCTTGAAGCTGACTGTCAGATTTAAAGACAAGCCTATTGATAGTTATATACAGGTGATCATGCTAGTATTATGGGTACTTGCTCTAGCATCAATCCTTGCCATAGTTGCAAACATTGAATTCATCAAATTCTTCACGACGCTGGGAGCTGCATCTGCTATTTTGTTATTAATTTTTAAGGATACCATTTTAGGATTTGTGGCTAGTATTCAAGTTTCTATCAATGACACAGTCCGTATAGGCGACTGGATCACTATGGACAAATATGGTGCTGATGGTGAGGTTTTACAAATCAATCTATCTACGGTAATGGTGCAAAACTTTGATAACACAATTACAAACCTACCCACATTTGCGCTAATCTCTGACGCCTACAAGAACTGGCGCGGTATGACAGACTCTGGTGGCCGACGCATCAAACGTGCGATCATTATTAAGTCAAAAAGCATACGTTATCTGCAAGATCGCGATATAGCCGAATTACAAAAAATAGGCTTGATTAAAGATTACCTCAAATCCAGACAGACAGAGATTAGTAATTACAACGAACAACATTCCATCGATAAAACGGTGCTGATCAATGGTCGCAACCTTACCAATATTGGTGTTTTCAGAAAATATCTTCAAGAGTATGTGCAAGGACACTCTGCCATTAATAAGGAAATGACCATTATGATCAGGCAATTACCGCCTACTTCTCAAGGTATGCCATTAGAGATCTATGCCTTTAGTAGCGATAAACGCTGGGCAAATTATGAATATATTATGGCAGATATATTTGATCATGCCCTTGCAGCGGTACCTTATTTTGATTTGGAGATTTTTGAATTTGACACCAGGTTAACCTCTGTGAGTGCTATTTAAGATCGAAATTAATAAGCTTGATCTATAAAAATCATTGCATTTTATAAAGAATGCAGGAAATACTGTAATAAGTTCGCTTTCGCGAAAGCGTAAACCACTACAAGAAATGTAAATATATCCAGTAACCTACAAAACCAATGACTAAGGTCAACGTTATAACACGCACGACTAAAAGTTTGCGCTGGCCTAACCGATAAACCTCTCTTATTCTCAGAATATCAACGCCTATGAGAGCTATTCCTAAAACTAAATAAATCCATTTTTGGGTTTGGAAAGGAAACGTATCCTTCATGAAGAAGAATACTAATATCACGAGCAATACCGCCATAGAGGCGATGTTCAATTTATTAATGTAAGAGCGTGATTCAGGTCGTGAAGCCATAGGTTTCATTTATTTGGATATTATAAAGATAAGATTCGGTAAAGGGTTTACAGAACTTTTATCTTTGCAAAAACACTCTTCATTATGTCAAAACTTATTGCTCCATCTGTTCTTGCCGCTGACTTTGCTAACCTGCAACGCGACTGTGAAATGTTGAATCGTAGTGATGCAGACTGGTTCCACATCGACATTATGGACGGTGTTTTTGTACCTAATATATCTTTTGGGATGCCTGTATTGCGTGACATAGTAAAGCATGCCACTAAAACCATCGATTGTCATTTGATGATCGTTGATCCAGATCGATATGTAAAGACCTTTGCAGATCTAGGTTGTGATATTCTTACCGTTCATTTTGAAGCCTGTACGCACCTGCACCGCACGCTCCAAAACATTAAGGCTAACGGTATGAAAGCTGGTGTGGCGCTTAATCCGCATACTAGTGTTGATCATTTGAAGGACACGATCAAAGATATTGATCTGGTTTGTGTGATGAGTGTAAATCCTGGTTTTGGCGGGCAAAGCTTTATCGAGAATACCTATGACAAAGTCAAAGAATTGAAAGAATTGATCAAAAGTAAAAGTGCGTCTACACAAATTGAGATTGATGGTGGCGTGACTGATAAAAATGCCAAGCAACTCATTGATGCCGGCGCAGATGTTCTTGTGGCTGGTAGCTACGTATTCAAGTCTGCTGATCAAGAAAAAACAATCAAAGAATTAAGGCAACTGGCCAACTCATAGTGCTGGATTCATTCCAATAATTCTAGCTCCAGTACTTTTTATTCTAGTTGATTCCATTACGTTGTAATTAGCT
Protein-coding sequences here:
- the accD gene encoding acetyl-CoA carboxylase, carboxyltransferase subunit beta, whose translation is MAWFKREKKGITTPTEAKKDTPKGLWYKSPTGKIIDSEQLKNNFYVSPEDGYHVRIGSKEYFEILFDNNEFKELNPNITSKDPLKFTDTKKYSDRLEAAQAKTGLKDAVRTAVGKSNGHELVVACMDFSFIGGSMGSVVGEKIARAADYSLKNEIPFMIISKSGGARMMEAALSLMQLAKTSSKLAQLSDAGIPFISLCTDPTTGGTTASFAMLGDINIGEPGALIAFAGPRVVRDTTGKELPEGFQTAEFLLEKGFLDFIVPRPQLKKKVNQYLDLILNRKMVS
- the fbaA gene encoding class II fructose-bisphosphate aldolase, with amino-acid sequence MSHNIKPGVATGNEVQEIFNHAKANGYALPAVNVIGSSSVNAVMETAAELNSPVIIQYSNGGSVFNAGKGLSNENQRAAILGGIAGAKHVHELAKAYGATVILHTDHCAKNLLPWVDGLLDASEARFRETGKSLYSSHMLDLSEEPLEENIEICKRYLERMSKMDMTLEIELGITGGEEDGVDNSDVDESKLYTQPEEVAYAYEELSKVSDKFTVAAAFGNVHGVYKPGNVKLTPKILKNSQEYVTKKYGVEHNHIDFVFHGGSGSTLEEIREAIGYGVIKMNIDTDLQWAFADGIKKYMDSNDDFLKTQIGNSTGADSPNKKYYDPRKWLRVGEESFKARLKQAFEDLNNVNTL
- the rpsO gene encoding 30S ribosomal protein S15, giving the protein MYLAPEKKAEILSKYGKNPADTGNTDAQVALFTYRINHLTEHLKRNRHDYNTERSLVKLVGKRRSLLDYKMKKDIVAYRELIKELGIRK
- the rpe gene encoding ribulose-phosphate 3-epimerase, which gives rise to MMSKLIAPSVLAADFANLQRDCEMLNRSDADWFHIDIMDGVFVPNISFGMPVLRDIVKHATKTIDCHLMIVDPDRYVKTFADLGCDILTVHFEACTHLHRTLQNIKANGMKAGVALNPHTSVDHLKDTIKDIDLVCVMSVNPGFGGQSFIENTYDKVKELKELIKSKSASTQIEIDGGVTDKNAKQLIDAGADVLVAGSYVFKSADQEKTIKELRQLANS
- a CDS encoding mechanosensitive ion channel family protein, which gives rise to MIEYRRSIYEWLREDLGWDRNLAELGNILVIGLLFAIALFVIYWGTRRVILTLFKAFSKRTQTQFDDLLLKHGAPRLLSLVIPVVLLNKSTSLIFLDYPRLESVFQTLLWVILVFLIIFIFRSVLRTINEFLKLTVRFKDKPIDSYIQVIMLVLWVLALASILAIVANIEFIKFFTTLGAASAILLLIFKDTILGFVASIQVSINDTVRIGDWITMDKYGADGEVLQINLSTVMVQNFDNTITNLPTFALISDAYKNWRGMTDSGGRRIKRAIIIKSKSIRYLQDRDIAELQKIGLIKDYLKSRQTEISNYNEQHSIDKTVLINGRNLTNIGVFRKYLQEYVQGHSAINKEMTIMIRQLPPTSQGMPLEIYAFSSDKRWANYEYIMADIFDHALAAVPYFDLEIFEFDTRLTSVSAI
- a CDS encoding BamA/TamA family outer membrane protein, which translates into the protein MELKRLHTKIGLIVTLILFSVSCSTIKRVPDGRKLLIENNIIVDSLPPENDRVANLPEQRPNQGIGLFPLRLHIYNLARPHRDSIYLKWMQNNPKQLERRNDLLSEKQTMQLGEGLVAFNQWLKRTGQAPVLVDENLSKKSSERLRQWYWNQGWFNTEVDEEIVDAKREKRARVNYYVQRHQPYIVDSINRNIPTLAIDSLYEANKGSSLLESGRQYFTGDINAERDRLYKLFRNNGAIHMEKEFIKFEGDTVNTDHKANLTLLVRNREVEDADSTIRIPFQLHKISQVHIIPDYERELDSIVPDTVSYKGYKIIRYNKLKYSNRVLTDAVFFEPNFLYRDIDRDRTYKRITELNSFLYPSISYVEDPADTTGNNLIANISLTSKKKYNVVFGTEASHSNIQTFGVGLNTSFLVRNLFKGSELFSLTFRGNVGASSNNATGDSRFFDLQELGADASLIFPRLFFPANTDGIIPKYMSPATNLSLGFVSQTNIGLDRQSVTGALSYRWQQTPIKNTRFDLINAQYVRNLDPQDFFNVYQSSYTSLNDIAMDLNITDPQYVDMENDLTVPEGTNRFINDALQGNFNTNAGQLEDIRNINERRDRLVQNNLIIASSYNWIRNNRQGIYDEDYSRFSVRIESAGNLIAGVSSLLNVERNDNGNRRVFGVEYSQYLKPEIEYIKHWEYDGGNVLAIKALGGIAVPYGNSDNIPFIRSFFAGGPNDNRAWQAYELGPGSTGGLNDFNVANMKLAFNAEYRFPVLGAFKGAIFTDIGNIWNVADSEEDPRAIFNEFQDLQNLAIGTGFGVRYDFGFFVIRFDIGFKTYNPALETDRRWFTEYNFSKSVFNVGINYPF
- a CDS encoding polyribonucleotide nucleotidyltransferase; translated protein: MKPQVFKQVIKMANGPDITIETGALAKQAHGSVVITCGKAMLLGTVVSSYKSTGLDFLPLTVDYREKFAAAGKYPGGFFKREARPNDGEVLTMRLVDRVLRPLFPKDYHAEVQVMIQLMSHDPEVMPDAMAGLAASAAIQLSDLPFECPISEVRVARVDGEFVINPSYAQLEAADLEMMIGASADSVMMVEGEMEEISEEDMIAAIKAAHEAIKDQCAAQVALAEAVGKKEVREYEGEREDDAIMAKVVELAYQKVYDVAKQGSAKHERSAAFSEIKEEVKAQFSEEDQAENGDLISKYFNKAHKKAVRDVLLNEGIRLDGRKTTDIRDIWCEVDYLPSTHGSAIFSRGETQALATVTLGTSRDANIIDMASQEGEERFYLHYNFPPFSTGEARPLRGTSRREIGHGNLAQRALKRMLPADLPYTVRIVSEVLESNGSSSMATVCAGTMALMDAGLPMKKPVSGIAMGLITEGDKYAVLSDILGDEDHLGDMDFKVTGTADGITACQMDIKVKGLSYEILTNALMQAKEGRMHILGKLTDTIAAPAADVKPHAPKMESMEIEGKYIGAVIGPGGKVIQELQKETDTTINIKEENEMGIIEIAGTDRSKIEAALERIQNIIFEPTVGEIYHVKVVKMLDFGAVVEFKPGKETLLHVSEFDYKRIEDPSTILSVGDTLDVKYMGVDPRTKKQKVSRKETLPKPEGWTERPPRKREDRNDRSRGRDDRRSSGRRDDRRSDDRPRRSNDDNKSEE